One window of Scheffersomyces stipitis CBS 6054 chromosome 1, whole genome shotgun sequence genomic DNA carries:
- a CDS encoding predicted protein, translating to MSIHFILVLNRQGKIRLAKWFNNSYTQEDKHKFVSDIHRLISSRDTKKQSNFVEYQSTKLVYRRYAGLYFICSVDLVDSELSYLESLHFLVEILDTYFDNVCELDLVFNFYKLYNILDEIYLGGEIQEISKKKILDRLAYLDKLS from the coding sequence ATGTCAATACACTTCATACTTGTTCTCAACAGACAAGGCAAAATCCGGCTAGCAAAAtggttcaacaacagctaTACACAAGAAGACAAACACAAGTTTGTGCTGGATATTCATCGTCTTATAAGTTCACGTGATACGAAGAAGCAGTCGAATTTTGTAGAATACCAACTGACCAAATTGGTATACCGAAGATACGCTGGGCTATATTTCATTTGTTCAGTAGATTTGGTGGATAGCGAGCTCAGCTATCTTGAATCGTTGCATTTTTTGGTCGAGATCTTGGATACGTACTTTGACAATGTCTGCGAGTTGGATTTAGTATTtaacttctacaagttATACAACATCTTAGATGAGATCTACTTGGGTGGAGAGATCCAGGAAATcctgaaaaagaagatcctCGACCGATTGGCGTATTTGGACAAACTTAGCTGA
- a CDS encoding Ku family DNA binding and repair protein, with product MSYYHDDSDDEDKKQYKQYEIREGIVFLIEVSPAILAPRSELKGKSQLFEILSSINQLMTELIITMRSTGVGVYLYNCSKIGSLRSMKSTPGFNRLFRLNYLNLSNMKLLNDIIQDDISGVRKLDYHVKYEKPAESENLPAIFNKIIDELNYKKEFNRKKVLWFTTNDKPYTKNSTKENLWRIINDYYNYGYFIRPIFLSDSSSNFNMSLFQDIFLNTNYLNKDVQNDQTDRDNVQIRKNPLAFKGFRSDSTIFKKTVVGDQIRKSIFRVKEVRRIQFACDLILSDGADVGGMLGCSVKGYTLCSHEKYKKDLMLYTRGETLKRVFVDSKLLDSQTGEPVETQGSKTVSGNDVDEEEENVGSQKLATLRGHPISGGEVLLLNEEIAQFLSTSAFDHTPDGTNVADKDDEDELENEAEEKPAVPFTKPPYLKLLGFRDLDRFNPAYNSQSAIFVSPDLSDGLQTNSSKGGFQNSFTTFSSLYQSCVRLKKYGVVFGCIRPNAKPSMYALYPTRVENSMRKIDDGPDFPEGFMLIRTPWLDDIRGLPNHFLENTANQFTSDEDDLTVDADLVYDIKKLSHTFFYDSYNPNNFPSPSLNYFYKIIKHDLLQIELSDEDRKLVNNDALARQLDVIRAHLQSNPESAELFRDLNSRLTEIDSRAPKRGLEESSKPTAKRPNVPELDEEAVLVAWKNDEWHRFTVAQLRGFQRTYKDHIKSATKKQDLVDNIKAFLESKEKSSSK from the coding sequence ATGAGTTACTACCACGACGATCTGGATGATGAGGACAAGAAACAGTACAAACAGTACGAGATCCGCGAGGGAATTGTCTTTCTCATTGAAGTCAGTCCTGCGATTCTCGCTCCGCGATCTGAGCTTAAAGGCAAGTCTCAGTTGTTTGAAATCCTCAGCTCCATAAACCAATTGATGACCGAATTGATCATCACTATGCGTAGTACGGGAGTAGGTGtatatttgtataattGTTCAAAGATTGGCTCCCTCCGACTGATGAAATCTACGCCTGGCTTCAATCGATTGTTCCGCTTGAACTATTTAAACCTTTCCAACATGAAGCTATTGAACGATATCATCCAGGACGATATTTCCGGTGTCAGAAAGCTAGATTATCATGTCAAGTACGAAAAACCGGCAGAGCTGGAGAACTTGCCGGCTATTTTTAATAAAATAATTGACGAATTGAACTACAAGAAAGAGTTCAATAGAAAAAAAGTGCTTTGGTTTACTACAAACGACAAGCCATACACCAAGAACTCGACCAAAGAGAACTTGTGGCGTATTATCAACGATTACTATAACTATGGCTACTTTATTCGTCCAATTTTTCTATCGGACTCGTCTTCTAACTTCAATATGTCGTTGTTTCAGgatatcttcttgaacactAATTACTTGAACAAAGACGTTCAAAACGATCAAACAGATCGGGACAATGTCCAAATACGGAAAAACCCTCTAGCTTTCAAGGGATTCAGGAGCGATTCTACCATATTCAAAAAGACAGTCGTAGGAGACCAGATCAGAAAGAGTATATTTCGTGTGAAGGAAGTTAGACGTATCCAGTTCGCTTGTGACTTAATTCTTAGCGACGGGGCAGATGTAGGAGGCATGCTCGGATGTTCAGTCAAAGGTTATACCCTCTGTTCTCATGAGAAATACAAAAAAGACCTCATGTTATACACCAGAGGCGAGACCTTGAAACGGGTCTTTGTAGACTCCAAGTTACTAGATCTGCAGACTGGTGAACCCGTAGAAACTCAAGGCTCCAAAACTGTATCTGGAAACGAtgtggatgaagaagaggaaaatGTAGGGTCCCAAAAATTGGCAACTCTCAGGGGTCATCCTATCTCTGGTGGTGAGGTTTTGTTGCTCAATGAGGAAATCGCCCAGTTCttatcaacttctgcaTTTGACCATACACCAGATGGTACCAACGTTGCGGATAAAGACGATGAGGATGAGTTGGAGaatgaagcagaagaaaagcCTGCTGTTCCTTTTACTAAGCCTCCatacttgaagttgcttGGTTTCAGAGATCTAGACAGATTCAACCCAGCCTATAACTCTCAGTCGGCCATCTTTGTTTCTCCGGATTTGAGCGACGGATTACAAACTAATTCTTCTAAGGGTGGGTTCCAGAATTCTTTCACGACATTTTCCTCGTTGTACCAATCATGTGTCAGACTTAAGAAGTATGGCGTGGTATTTGGTTGTATACGTCCAAACGCAAAGCCATCAATGTATGCGCTTTATCCTACAAGAGTAGAGAATTCTATGCGCAAAATCGACGATGGACCTGATTTCCCTGAAGGGTTCATGTTGATCAGGACTCCCTGGTTGGACGACATACGTGGTTTGCCTAATCACTTCCTTGAGAATACGGCCAACCAGTTCACCAGCGACGAAGATGACTTGACTGTAGACGCTGATCTTGTTTAtgacatcaagaagttgtcgcACACGTTTTTCTACGATAGTTACAATCCCAACAATTTCCCAAGTCCTTCTCTAAACTACTTCTACAAGATTATCAAGCATGATTTGCTCCAGATCGAGTTGTCAGACGAAGACAGAAAACTTGTCAACAACGATGCTTTAGCCAGACAGCTCGATGTAATACGGGCGCATTTACAGAGCAACCCAGAAAGTGCGGAGTTGTTTCGTGACTTGAATTCCAGATTGACAGAAATTGATAGCCGAGCTCCAAAACGaggacttgaagaaagtagTAAGCCAACAGCAAAACGCCCGAACGTCCCTGAGTTGGACGAAGAAGCCGTTTTGGTGGCCTGGAAGAATGACGAGTGGCATCGCTTTACAGTGGCACAGCTTAGGGGTTTCCAGAGAACCTACAAGGATCACATTAAGCTGGCTACCAAGAAACAGGATTTGGTAGACAATATCAAGGCATTCTTAGAATCAAAAGAGAAACTGTCTCTGaaatag
- a CDS encoding vacuolar amino acid transporter 4: protein MSEPQDISHSTRRRSIALLTRPPMSQSPVPVPVGSPGNRIQSASNSYVANAPFLRPDSTSRDELHHNEEVLESPESSKESSTLNLHSQVRSAHISSENVDSNDFSVGIEDPRLLSSVARIVPQDQEMDSEGADITRDLYKLTQEVSRPPSLRRVKSYSSSIESTSRERRETASSINVPGGFRREFMVQKAFHSDQLRTKTPNFLTRNFVEFLSIYGHFAGEELEDEEDIACHYKAFSPVKVDEEAPLLLGAAEPGPEYNSINTRGTATDTKAYFLLLKAFVGTGVLFLPKAFSNGGLLFSVLVLLFFGVLSLWCYLTLVYSKIAAKVSSFAELGLKLYGNWLQRLILFSIVISQIGFVAAYIVFTSENLRAFVSTVSGYDVGDFDIVWFIIFQVIVLVPLSLIRDITKLSLSAVLANFFILIGLVTILYFIFYELLVENHGSMGPNIEFFFNKNEFSLFIGVAIFAFEGIGLIIPIQESMVYPNHFPKVLCQVIATISLIFVSMGVLGYTTFGSDIKTVIILNLPQKSPLIVLIQLLYSFAILLSTPLQLFPAIRLLESKLFFRKTGKNSLTVKWLKNIFRLIFVLLVAYVAFVGGQNLDKFVSFVGCFACIPLVYMYPPILHLKSCCNIDDNMSEKEKRKRFWLGVADYVLVVIGAIAMVYTTYDILIN, encoded by the coding sequence ATGTCTGAGCCCCAGGATATTTCCCATTCtaccagaagaaggtcTATAGCCCTTCTCACCAGACCACCGATGTCTCAATCGCCAGTTCCTGTGCCAGTTGGATCGCCAGGAAACAGAATACAGTCAGCTTCGAACTCGTATGTAGCCAACGCCCCTTTTCTCAGGCCAGATCTGACTTCGCGAGATGAACTTCATCATAACGAAGAAGTTTTAGAGTCACCAGAGTCATCTAAAGAGTCTTCCACTCTCAATTTGCACCTGCAAGTCCGTCTGGCACATATTCTGTCCGAAAACGTCGATAGCAACGACTTTTCAGTCGGAATCGAAGATCCCCGTTTGCTTCTGCTGGTAGCTAGAATTGTTCCTCAGGACCAGGAGATGGATTCAGAGGGAGCAGATATAACCAGGGACTTGTATAAACTCACTCAGGAAGTATCTCGCCCACCTAGCTTGCGTAGAGTTAAGCTGTATTCGTCTTCCATTGAGCTGACATCGCGCGAAAGACGTGAAACTGCCAGCTCCATTAACGTTCCTGGTGGATTCAGAAGAGAATTCATGGTCCAGAAGGCTTTCCACAGCGACCAACTCAGAACAAAGACaccaaacttcttgactagaaattttgtagaattcCTCAGCATCTATGGCCACTTTGCCggagaagaattggaagacgaGGAAGACATTGCTTGTCATTATAAAGCATTTAGTCCTGTAAAAgtggatgaagaagctcCGTTGTTGCTCGGGGCAGCAGAACCTGGTCCAGAATACAACTCTATCAATACTCGTGGAACTGCTACTGATACCAAAGCTTATTTCTTGCTACTCAAGGCTTTTGTAGGAACAGGAGTCTTATTTCTTCCCAAGGCTTTCTCCAATGGTGGTTTGCTCTTCTCGGTCTTGGTCttactcttctttggtgTGTTATCGTTGTGGTGTTACTTGACTTTGGTTTACTCGAAGATTGCCGCAAAGGTGCTGAGTTTCGCCGAATTGGGTCTCAAACTTTACGGAAACTGGCTTCAACGTCTCATTTTGTTTCTGATTGTTATTTCACAAATCGGATTCGTAGCAGCATATATAGTGTTCACACTGGAGAACTTGAGAGCTTTTGTTTCCACTGTTTCTGGTTATGATGTTGGCGACTTTGACATTGTGTGGTTCATCATTTTCCAAGTGattgttcttgttccaCTTTCACTCATTCGGGACATCACCAAATTGTCGCTTCTGGCTGTGCTTGctaatttcttcatccttATAGGGCTTGTTACCATCTTGTACTTCATCTTTTACGAATTGTTGGTAGAAAACCACGGTTCCATGGGTCCCAACAtcgagttcttcttcaacaagaacgaATTTTCGTTGTTTATTGGTGTCGCTATCTTTGCCTTTGAAGGTATAGGTCTCATCATCCCGATCCAGGAGTCAATGGTGTACCCCAATCACTTCCCCAAAGTGTTATGTCAAGTGATTGCTACCATTTCTCTCATCTTTGTCAGTATGGGAGTTCTTGGTTATACGACTTTTGGCTCTGATATCAAGACAGTaatcatcttgaacttgccCCAGAAGCTGCCTTTGATTGTTCTCATTCAATTGCTCTACTCCTTTGCTATATTGTTGCTGACACCATTGCAACTCTTCCCAGCCATCAGATTACTTGAACtgaaactcttcttcaggaAAACGGGAAAGAACTCACTTACGGTGAAATGGTTGAAAAACATCTTTAGACTTATCTTTGTCTTGCTTGTTGCCTATGTGGCTTTTGTGGGTGGCCAGAACTTAGATAAGTTTGTCTCTTTTGTTGGATGTTTTGCTTGTATTCCGTTGGTGTATATGTATCCGCCAATCTTACatttgaagagttgttgtAATATTGATGACAACATGCtggagaaagagaagagaaaaaggtTCTGGTTGGGGGTCGCAGACTATGTGCTTGTGGTCATTGGTGCTATAGCAATGGTATACACCACCTACGACATTTTAATCAATTAG
- a CDS encoding predicted protein, which produces MSAVQVLAVGVNPNVAFYAWRLHETKSVEVTVVNSTLSNSTIYWTSSSFGDNIGYKPQQCYRSVAEIPRKSSVSYDIIVLSSPSLQDFQKLCSSFAPYMRDDSIILIESTGFVNLEPFVQLCFPKKSNLCIMSIMNESDVRQVGNNRYLHTIRNSDTRIYFGTSLGSNRINANPNFQRMYKLLQTIQKDSANNISLLKSLNPKEFMTYQWKMAIPRIIFNPLSIIFEFEFPQMLESQILCKPLVTGIINELFKIIKKMDCKLVKGFENEENLLKNWTSLFPKTSNNSEYINSNNLFYNFYKNYDLDVDLLLLQPILLADDHGIRTPYLENLYSTMCQYAKLNNGSSLFFARKGGDQDKLETIGQLDEEIKKRTAQKSSLDSTIRESENKKAQHENAIVALSVQIHDKETYLASLLSKQEQKLKQLEGQYNQKFKDLDDQYQRQYEQNQQRLQEKPLPERNDSSNPVNGNSSGNVHGNGNGNSNNNNNNGGSGNGNTNGNSNSNGVVNGPVNRNSSPSGTDSLTDLTDIALYGAAINNESSNQQQYAPYASGDANGNQQQQQLYVDTQFGPQQQYAQQQYVQKYNQYNNVPNGYQQSPIDQQPPHGLPPNGMPQNALPPNLRSNSMMSTRYQQPPQPNGYYNAPPRRVSSIPNNVNGYFEGGYQPQQYPQQQQYYPQQQSSFNNAAPIDPMLESRFKAKKQNRRSQMPLGTGSMSGNLDGLDMGGRGGMPMPGAQKNRPMGPPGNYRRSTGPVNTLNGQFNNLAVNNTGGSMPMNQHPSQNYLQPPLLHGSNASSNSSTNSNDTPKTHSSNDNVNINESVSLSVPAADTSAKPLGGISQSNRRSLTDRSSKKKGGIFGKKG; this is translated from the exons ATGTCTGCCGTTCAGGTTCTTGCTGTTGGAGTTAATCCCAACGTTGCATTTTATGCATGGCGACTCCATGAAACGAAATCGGTTGAGGTCACTGTGGTCAACTCAACGTTGTCTAACTCCACTATCTACTggacatcttcttcgtttgGAGACAACATTGGCTACAAACCGCAACAGTGCTATCGCTCTGTGGCCGAAATACCTCGTAAATCGTCCGTGTCGTACGACATTATTGTATTGAGTAGTCcatctcttcaagatttccaGAAgctctgttcttcttttgctcCCTACATGAGAGACGATTCTATCATCTTGATCGAATCCACAGGTTTTGTCAACTTGGAGCCGTTTGTTCAGCTTTGCTTTCCCAAGAAGAGCAATTTGTGTATCATGTCGATCATGAACGAAAGTGACGTcagacaagttggaaacaACAGGTACTTACACACTATAAGAAACTCAGACACCAGAATCTACTTTGGAACGTCTTTGGGTTCCAACAGGATCAACGCCAACCcaaattttcaaagaatGTACAAACTCTTGCAAACAATCCAGAAAGATTCAGCCAATAACATTAGTCTCTTGAAATCTTTGAATCCGAAGGAGTTCATGACTTACCAGTGGAAAATGGCCATTCCTCGTATCATATTCAACCCTTTGTCGATTATCTTCGAATTTGAATTCCCCCAGATGTTGGAGTCGCAGATTCTTTGTAAGCCACTAGTGACAGGTATTatcaacgagttgttcaagatcatcaagaaaatggaCTGTAAACTTGTGAAAGGATTCGAGAATGAggagaacttgttgaaaaacTGGACTTCTCTTTTTCCAAAAACATCCAACAATAGCGAGTACATtaactccaacaacttgttctacaacttctacaagaacTATGACTTGGACGTTGACTTACTTCTCTTGCAGCCCATCTTATTAGCGGACGATCACGGCATCAGAACTCCCTATTTGGAGAACTTGTATTCGACTATGTGTCAGTACGCCAAGCTTAATAATGGTAgttctcttttctttgccAGAAAGGGAGGTGACCAGGACAAGCTTGAGACAATCGGCCAATTGgacgaagaaatcaagaagagaactGCCCAGAAGAGCTCATTAGACTCCACTATAAGAGAATCTGAAAACAAGAAGGCTCAGCATGAAAACGCTATTGTCGCATTACTGGTTCAGATCCACGATAAGGAAACTTATTTGGCCAGTTTGCTCTCAAAGCAAGAgcagaaattgaaacagTTGGAAGGTCAGTATAACCAAAAGTTCAAGGACTTGGATGATCAGTATCAAAGACAATACGAACAGAACCAGCAGCGATTGCAGGAGAAGCCATTGCCTGAGAGGAATGATTCTTCCAACCCCGTTAATGgaaatagcagtggtaaTGTTCACGGCAATGGCAATGGTAACAGtaacaataacaacaataatggAGGGAGCGGTAATGGTAACACTAATGGCAACAGCAATAGTAATGGCGTCGTTAATGGCCCCGTGAACCGCAACAGTTCTCCATCTGGCACCGACAGCTTGACGGACTTGACGGATATTGCTTTGTATGGAGCAGCTATCAACAACGAGTCGTCAAATCAACAGCAATACGCTCCATACGCCTCTGGAGATGCCAATGGAAAC caacagcagcagcagctcTACGTCGATACCCAGTTTGGGCCACAACAGCAATATGCTCAACAACAGTATGTTCAAAAGTATAACCAGTATAACAACGTTCCCAATGGATATCAGCAGTCGCCCATAGACCAGCAGCCTCCACATGGATTACCACCCAATGGAATGCCGCAGAATGCCCTTCCGCCTAATTTGAGGTCTAACCTGATGATGCTGACCAGATATCAGCAGCCCCCACAACCCAATGGATACTACAATGCTCCTCCCAGAAGAGTCAGCTCTATTCCTAACAACGTGAATGGATACTTTGAAGGTGGATACCAACCACAGCAGTATccacaacagcagcagtatTATCCACAACAGCAATCTAGCTTCAACAATGCTGCACCCATTGATCCGATGCTTGAACTGAGATTCAAGGCTAAGAAGCAAAATCGTCGTTCTCAGATGCCTTTAGGTACCGGCTCGATGAGTGGAAACTTGGATGGCTTGGATATGGGAGGTCGTGGTGGAATGCCGATGCCGGGTGCGCAAAAGAACAGACCGATGGGACCACCAGGCAACTATAGAAGATCTACGGGCCCTGTCAACACTCTCAACGGCCAGTTCAACAACCTTGCTGTGAATAACACCGGCGGGCTGATGCCCATGAACCAGCATCCACTGCAGAATTACTTGCAACCACCTTTGTTGCACGGTTCCAATGCTTCAAGCAACTCCtccaccaattccaacGATACGCCCAAGACCCACAGCAGCAACGACAACGTTAACATCAACGAAAGCGTGCTGTTGTCGGTGCCTGCAGCTGATACTTCAGCTAAACCACTAGGAGGTATCTCGCAGTCTaacagaagaagtctcACCGACAgactgctgaagaaaaagGGCGGAATCTTTGGGAAAAAGGGATAG
- a CDS encoding predicted protein — protein sequence MAKRSFYEDDELVVSKPGFNAEISPALKEKESAHGNISFVEGMGVRTTPFLEQYSNKLRLWLHDKVSIYGAEVDTQKTAFLNEVSTVSNGVKSTIHEPVLPNLVYILTISLTGSILASRRSLPVRFATPLVFGGFALNHYMPKTFDTIVSNYENYEKSQFPEFNKQKQELVFDNYNNIKKQVDVSISEANVTLQKSVHEARKYLCDIFGDN from the coding sequence ATGGCCAAGAGAAGCTTTTACGAGGATGACGAGCTTGTGGTGAGTAAGCCCGGATTTAATGCCGAGATTTCCCCGGcattgaaggaaaaggaatCAGCCCATGGAAATATTTCATTCGTAGAAGGTATGGGAGTGAGAACAACTCCGTTTTTGGAACAATACTCTAACAAATTGAGACTCTGGCTACACGACAAAGTTCTGATTTACGGAGCAGAGGTAGATACTCAGAAAACGGCGTTTTTGAACGAGGTTTCGACGGTTTCCAACGGAGTTAAGCTGACAATTCATGAACCAGTTTTGCCTAATTTGGTGTATATCTTGACCATCTCCCTTACAGGTTCCATTTTGGCCTCTAGAAGATCACTCCCCGTAAGATTTGCTACTCCATTAGTATTTGGTGGGTTTGCATTGAACCACTACATGCCCAAGACGTTTGATACCATAGTGTCGAACTACGAAAACTACGAAAAGAGCCAGTTCCCAGAGTTCAACAAACAGAAGCAGGAATTGGTATTTgacaactacaacaacatTAAGAAACAAGTAGACGTCAGTATTTCAGAAGCCAACGTAACGTTGCAGAAGTCGGTTCACGAGGCTAGAAAGTATTTATGTGATATATTTGGTGATAATTaa
- the CDC8 gene encoding thymidylate kinase (thymidylate kinase Essential for mitotic DNA synthesis. Required for premeiotic DNA synthesis, synaptonemal complexes, recombination, meiosis I, meiosis II, and spores), which translates to MGRGQLILIEGLDRSGKSTQSAILAEKLGKSKLLKFPDRSTSVGKIINEYLTNSSFQLSDQTAHLLFSANRWELNNEIIELLNDGYFVILDRYIYSGIAYSLAKYEYSKTANNSGVIASTTASEQMGDVEWLYGPDKGLPKPDLTLFLTLDLVELGKRKGWGNERYELEEFQKIVKSSFLRILNHEEDETVELVDVSGKNIEEVTALIWEVVEEKKVNQTTERQIEKLS; encoded by the coding sequence ATGGGACGTGGTCAGCTTATACTCATCGAAGGTTTGGACAGATCTGGCAAGTCTACTCAGTCGGCCATCCTCGCTGAGAAGCTCGGAAAGTCAAAGCTTCTCAAGTTTCCTGACAGAAGCACTTCTGTTGGAAAGATCATCAACGAATACTTGACAAACTCGTCTTTTCAGCTCAGCGACCAGACAGCCCATTTGTTGTTTCTGGCTAATCGCTGggaattgaacaatgaAATCATTGAATTGCTCAATGATGGTTATTTCGTGATCCTTGACAGATACATCTACTCTGGAATTGCTTATTCTTTAGCCAAATACGAGTATTCCAAGACAGCAAACAATTCAGGAGTAATTGCCTCAACCACAGCTTCCGAACAAATGGGCGACGTCGAATGGCTCTACGGTCCTGACAAGGGATTGCCCAAGCCCGACTTAACCTTGTTTCTTACTCTTGATTTGGTAGAGcttggaaagagaaaaggCTGGGGTAATGAACGTTACgaacttgaagagttcCAGAAGATTGTAAAGAGCAGTTTCTTGCGGATTCTAAatcatgaagaagacgaaacAGTAGAGCTTGTGGATGTCAGTGGAAAGAACATCGAAGAGGTGACAGCGTTGATCTGGGAAGTcgtagaagaaaagaaagtgaaTCAGACTACAGAAagacaaattgaaaagttatCATGA